Proteins co-encoded in one Govania unica genomic window:
- the spt gene encoding serine palmitoyltransferase, translating to MDLFDKFNSVLAMKARLPFEDGNPFTLCMDEVISQTEAIINGRRTILAGTNNYLGLTFHPDCIAAAKAALDSDGTGTTGSRVLNGTYSGHRTLEKTLAEFYGTEHAMVFSTGYQANLGMISTLCGSDDFILIDADSHASIYDGCKMGNATVIRFKHNDAADLDKRLKRIDPKAGRLVVIEGLYSMLGDKAPVKELVAVAKAHGAAVLVDEAHSMGVFGATGRGVVQEEGIEDQVDFIVGTFSKSVGTIGGFCVSNHPKFEVLRYVCRPYLFTASLPPSVVASATAAIRIMGSSADIKDKLWDNARQLHQGLSDLGFELGAPVSPISAVIVRDQAGAMHFWSQLLKAGVYVNLAFPPATPAGVYLLRCSLSAAHTAEQIEIMLEKFAEVGAALGILSETHLSGADARTSSGQPGQGVAAATA from the coding sequence GTGGATCTTTTTGATAAATTCAATTCCGTCCTTGCAATGAAAGCCCGTCTTCCGTTCGAAGATGGCAATCCTTTCACTCTCTGCATGGACGAAGTCATCTCGCAGACCGAAGCCATCATCAATGGCCGCCGGACCATCCTTGCGGGGACCAACAATTACCTTGGCCTGACGTTCCATCCCGATTGCATCGCCGCCGCCAAGGCTGCGCTTGACAGTGACGGAACCGGAACCACCGGCTCGCGAGTGCTGAACGGCACCTATTCGGGCCACCGCACGCTCGAAAAGACACTGGCCGAATTTTACGGCACCGAGCATGCCATGGTGTTCTCGACCGGCTACCAGGCCAATCTGGGCATGATTTCAACGCTTTGCGGTTCGGATGATTTCATCCTGATCGACGCTGACAGCCACGCGTCGATCTATGACGGCTGCAAGATGGGCAACGCGACGGTCATCCGCTTCAAGCACAATGACGCCGCCGACCTCGACAAGCGCCTGAAGCGCATCGACCCCAAGGCCGGACGCCTCGTGGTGATCGAAGGCCTTTACAGCATGCTCGGCGACAAGGCTCCGGTGAAGGAACTGGTTGCCGTGGCCAAGGCCCATGGCGCTGCGGTTCTGGTCGACGAAGCCCATTCCATGGGTGTCTTCGGGGCCACCGGCCGTGGCGTCGTCCAGGAAGAAGGCATTGAAGATCAAGTCGATTTCATCGTCGGCACCTTCAGCAAAAGCGTCGGCACCATCGGCGGCTTCTGTGTCAGCAACCATCCGAAATTCGAAGTGCTGCGCTATGTCTGCCGGCCCTATCTCTTTACCGCCTCTCTGCCGCCGTCAGTCGTTGCATCCGCCACAGCTGCCATACGCATCATGGGGTCCTCCGCCGATATCAAGGACAAGCTGTGGGACAATGCCCGCCAGCTCCATCAAGGCCTCTCAGATCTTGGGTTCGAGCTTGGCGCGCCGGTCAGCCCGATCAGCGCCGTCATTGTCCGTGACCAGGCAGGCGCCATGCATTTCTGGTCGCAGCTGTTGAAGGCCGGGGTCTATGTGAACCTCGCCTTCCCGCCCGCGACTCCGGCCGGGGTCTATCTGTTGCGCTGCAGCCTGTCGGCCGCCCACACCGCGGAACAGATCGAGATCATGCTGGAGAAATTCGCCGAAGTCGGCGCGGCGCTTGGCATTCTCAGCGAAACGCACCTTTCCGGTGCAGACGCCAGAACATCGTCAGGCCAGCCAGGACAGGGTGTCGCCGCTGCCACGGCGTGA
- a CDS encoding acyl carrier protein, giving the protein MQADIKNLSEEEIFAEVLKLIAPFNKKNIAITRDTSFSSDLDLDSLAVMDLLAAIEDHYDITVPLNILPDLERLGQVSAAVQKIIQG; this is encoded by the coding sequence ATGCAAGCCGACATCAAAAACCTGTCCGAAGAAGAGATTTTCGCGGAAGTCCTTAAGCTGATTGCGCCGTTCAATAAAAAGAACATCGCCATCACCCGGGACACCAGCTTTTCGTCCGATCTCGATCTTGATTCTCTCGCGGTCATGGATCTGTTGGCCGCTATCGAGGACCATTACGACATCACTGTTCCACTGAACATTTTGCCGGATCTCGAACGCCTGGGGCAGGTATCCGCCGCCGTACAAAAGATCATTCAGGGGTAA
- a CDS encoding NAD-dependent epimerase/dehydratase family protein — translation MPQQTIAITGATGFIGGHIMAALLARGDHVQALTRRARPDQAGIRWISGDMADDDALARLVRGADAVIHCAGLVKARSKTAFFDANADAVARLLSHVRAETPTARVIHLSSLAAREPGLSDYAASKAAGETILHETSDLLWCGLRPPAVYGPGDMEILKIFKSLKFGVGFLPGGRAARLSLIHVQDLMAAVLALLDAPQASVRGQIFELDDGRPNGYGLAEVYEIAAAILGRRVHLLPVPARLLGLIGALNQILSRLTGQAPMLTPGKARELTHPDWVAQSPLLNRSGLWDPRIGLQDGLAETLAWYRHNFLF, via the coding sequence ATGCCCCAGCAAACCATCGCCATCACGGGTGCAACCGGCTTCATCGGTGGCCATATCATGGCCGCCCTGTTGGCGCGCGGCGATCATGTGCAGGCCCTGACCCGCCGCGCCCGACCGGACCAAGCCGGGATCCGCTGGATTTCCGGCGACATGGCCGATGACGACGCCCTTGCCCGACTGGTGCGCGGCGCCGATGCCGTCATTCATTGCGCAGGCCTCGTGAAGGCCCGGTCCAAGACCGCGTTCTTTGATGCGAATGCCGATGCCGTCGCCCGTCTCCTGAGCCATGTCCGGGCGGAGACCCCGACGGCCCGTGTCATCCATCTGTCATCCCTCGCCGCCCGCGAACCAGGACTGTCCGACTATGCAGCCTCCAAAGCGGCGGGTGAAACCATCCTCCATGAAACCTCAGACCTTTTATGGTGCGGACTGCGCCCACCCGCAGTCTATGGCCCCGGCGACATGGAAATCCTCAAGATTTTCAAAAGCCTGAAATTCGGCGTCGGCTTCCTGCCCGGCGGCCGCGCGGCCCGCCTGTCGCTCATTCATGTGCAGGATCTGATGGCGGCCGTGCTCGCCCTCCTCGATGCACCGCAAGCCAGCGTCCGGGGCCAGATTTTCGAACTCGATGATGGCCGCCCGAACGGTTATGGCCTTGCAGAGGTTTATGAGATCGCCGCCGCCATCCTCGGCCGCCGCGTCCATCTGCTGCCCGTACCGGCCAGACTTCTCGGCCTCATAGGCGCGCTCAATCAAATCCTGTCCCGCCTCACCGGCCAGGCCCCCATGCTGACGCCGGGCAAGGCCCGGGAACTGACCCATCCGGACTGGGTGGCACAATCGCCGCTCCTCAACAGATCGGGGTTATGGGACCCCCGGATCGGCCTTCAGGACGGTCTTGCCGAAACCTTGGCTTGGTATCGCCATAATTTTCTGTTTTAA
- a CDS encoding AMP-binding protein, which translates to MMPAPTPTRDDTQKRRFADFETLPDALDYAANGRRGLNFYSARGQLEVAAPYSLVRDSAIEFAQRILHLGLEKETRVALIADTSFDFAVAFLGCQYASVLPVPLPLPTSFGGRDGYTQQLNLQMKSCGATVALAPPGMDTFLREASEGIEFAFCGTHDEFRELETGVNTALRLPTPDDLAYLQYSSGSTRFPHGVAVTHRSLLANTHGMGASGVKLNDDDRCTSWLPFYHDMGLVGCLLVPVTCQVSVDFLATEDFARRPLQWLNLLSANRGTISYSPTFGYEICARRAGETAINSLDLSSWRVAGIGGDMIRPDVLERFAQTLAPTGFNEKAFVASYGLAECTLAVSFAQLGHGVEVDMVDERVLSGDLHSTQKSTHHQSGTNGHALADMASGFFAHQTSNDNVAYRAVVNCGIPLPEYEIDIRDEQGHVLGDRQIGRVFLRGNSVMREYYLDEEATRQALSRDGWLDTGDMGYMHGRSLFIVGRFKDMMIINGRNHWPQDIEWAVEQLPGLRAGDSAAISVPGRNAEEVPMVLVQCRLRDEDARADLQRQIKETVQQFFGMACEVILVHPRSLPKTSSGKLSRSKARNNYLSGAFIVQ; encoded by the coding sequence ATGATGCCCGCACCAACGCCGACGCGTGATGACACGCAAAAGCGGCGCTTCGCGGATTTTGAAACACTTCCCGATGCGCTTGATTACGCCGCCAATGGCCGACGTGGTCTGAATTTTTATTCAGCCCGCGGACAGCTTGAGGTTGCTGCGCCCTATTCTTTGGTCCGCGACAGCGCGATCGAGTTTGCGCAGCGCATTCTCCACCTTGGTCTCGAAAAAGAAACGCGGGTGGCGCTGATTGCCGACACCAGCTTTGACTTTGCCGTGGCTTTCCTGGGCTGCCAATATGCCTCGGTCTTACCGGTACCCTTGCCCCTGCCGACCTCGTTCGGCGGGCGCGATGGCTATACCCAGCAGCTCAATCTGCAAATGAAAAGCTGTGGCGCGACGGTGGCCCTGGCCCCGCCCGGCATGGACACCTTCCTGCGTGAAGCCTCCGAAGGCATTGAATTCGCCTTTTGCGGTACTCATGACGAATTCCGCGAGCTTGAAACCGGTGTGAACACGGCGCTTCGCCTGCCGACGCCGGACGATCTCGCCTATCTGCAATATTCATCGGGCAGCACGCGCTTCCCCCATGGCGTTGCCGTCACTCATCGGTCCTTGCTGGCCAATACCCATGGCATGGGTGCGTCGGGCGTTAAGCTCAATGACGATGATCGTTGCACGTCCTGGCTGCCGTTTTACCATGACATGGGCCTCGTCGGCTGCCTGTTGGTGCCGGTGACCTGTCAGGTTTCGGTTGATTTCCTGGCTACCGAAGACTTCGCCCGTCGTCCGCTGCAATGGCTCAATCTGCTCAGCGCCAACCGTGGCACGATTTCCTACAGCCCGACCTTCGGCTATGAAATCTGCGCCCGCCGCGCTGGTGAAACCGCCATCAACAGCCTTGATCTCAGCTCCTGGCGTGTGGCTGGCATCGGCGGCGACATGATCCGTCCCGACGTGCTTGAACGTTTCGCCCAGACGCTGGCCCCCACCGGGTTCAATGAAAAGGCCTTCGTGGCAAGCTACGGTCTGGCCGAATGCACGCTTGCGGTCAGTTTTGCTCAGCTTGGCCATGGCGTCGAAGTTGACATGGTTGACGAGCGTGTCCTGTCCGGCGACCTCCATAGCACCCAGAAAAGCACCCATCACCAAAGCGGCACCAACGGCCACGCGCTGGCCGACATGGCTTCGGGTTTCTTTGCCCATCAGACCAGCAATGACAATGTCGCCTACCGCGCCGTAGTCAATTGCGGCATTCCGCTGCCGGAATATGAAATCGACATCCGCGACGAGCAGGGCCATGTTCTGGGCGATCGCCAGATCGGCCGGGTCTTCCTGCGCGGCAACAGCGTCATGCGCGAATATTACCTCGATGAAGAAGCCACCCGTCAGGCGCTCAGCCGCGATGGCTGGCTCGATACCGGCGACATGGGCTATATGCATGGCCGTTCGCTGTTCATCGTTGGGCGCTTCAAGGACATGATGATCATCAACGGCCGCAATCACTGGCCGCAGGACATTGAATGGGCGGTCGAACAGCTCCCCGGCCTGCGGGCGGGCGACAGCGCCGCCATCTCAGTCCCCGGCCGCAATGCCGAGGAAGTGCCGATGGTCCTAGTGCAATGCCGTCTCCGTGACGAAGACGCCCGCGCCGACCTGCAGCGTCAGATCAAGGAAACCGTGCAGCAGTTCTTCGGCATGGCCTGCGAGGTCATTCTGGTGCATCCGCGCTCGCTGCCGAAAACTTCGTCCGGCAAGCTCAGCCGCTCCAAGGCCCGGAACAATTATCTGTCCGGCGCTTTCATAGTGCAGTAA
- a CDS encoding DMT family transporter, with product MQTRRSTSVTPFDILLLVLLATIWGTAFAFLKIALTSFPPVTIAAIRVGLAAIIMLVYLRLTGRRLPRGGKLWLFILTASCAGLVLPFSLIGWGQQSIDSAVAAICMASVPLYTLPLAHIFTADEKLTPRRALGTLIGFAGVMVLFSSRIDGSGSSSAILGIAAILLSAFSYSLEGLMIRRMSNGDNPGMDGLELTTALLVSATACLLPLSFLLEAPWHLKPTVEATLSLLYLGVIGSAVAMVVMVALIRRVGATITSLNNYLVPMIGVLAGVFWLDENLSTADFLACALILIGIAVTSKRKTVS from the coding sequence ATGCAGACGCGCCGATCCACCTCCGTCACCCCGTTCGACATTCTTTTGCTGGTGCTGCTGGCCACCATCTGGGGCACCGCCTTTGCCTTTCTGAAGATCGCCCTCACCAGCTTTCCCCCGGTCACCATCGCCGCCATCCGGGTCGGCCTCGCCGCCATCATCATGCTGGTCTATCTGCGTCTGACCGGGCGGCGACTGCCGCGCGGCGGCAAGCTATGGCTTTTTATCCTGACAGCCAGTTGCGCCGGTCTCGTGCTGCCCTTCAGCCTGATCGGCTGGGGTCAGCAAAGCATCGACAGCGCCGTCGCGGCCATCTGCATGGCCAGCGTGCCGCTCTATACCCTGCCGCTTGCTCATATCTTCACAGCCGATGAAAAGCTGACTCCACGCCGGGCGCTTGGCACCCTGATCGGCTTCGCCGGCGTCATGGTGCTGTTTTCAAGCCGCATCGACGGCAGCGGGTCCAGCTCCGCCATCCTAGGCATTGCCGCCATTCTCCTCAGCGCCTTCAGCTATTCCCTCGAAGGGCTGATGATCCGGCGCATGAGCAACGGCGACAACCCCGGGATGGACGGCCTCGAACTGACAACGGCCCTGTTGGTCTCGGCCACGGCCTGTCTCCTGCCGCTCAGCTTTCTGCTCGAAGCCCCCTGGCATCTCAAACCGACGGTCGAGGCCACTCTATCCCTGCTCTATCTCGGGGTGATCGGCTCCGCTGTTGCCATGGTTGTCATGGTGGCCCTGATCCGCCGCGTTGGCGCGACCATCACGTCCTTGAACAATTATCTGGTGCCGATGATCGGCGTCCTTGCCGGTGTGTTCTGGCTTGATGAAAATCTTAGCACAGCCGATTTTCTGGCTTGCGCTCTAATCCTGATTGGGATCGCCGTGACCTCAAAACGCAAAACTGTGTCCTAA
- a CDS encoding regulatory protein RecX, with protein MTSHRPERSTQNVRPLSEADLRTAALRYLARFATTEAHLMQVLLRKIKRGLGSGAEAEQLEAGRDMAVRVAASCQRMGLVDDRAYAMGRARRLQAEGRPLSRIARDLAGRGVGAEDVAAALASLREEEGAGRDLDFAAAATLARRRKLGPYQIRGDRRDPVLRRRAFGVFARAGFPLDLARRVLDAESVDALDALLDET; from the coding sequence ATGACATCACATAGGCCCGAGAGATCGACCCAAAACGTAAGGCCTCTGTCCGAGGCTGATCTGCGCACGGCTGCGCTGCGCTATCTCGCGCGATTCGCCACCACCGAAGCCCATCTCATGCAGGTGCTACTGCGGAAAATCAAGCGTGGGCTTGGGTCCGGGGCCGAGGCGGAGCAATTGGAGGCCGGACGCGACATGGCGGTGCGGGTGGCGGCAAGCTGTCAGCGCATGGGGCTTGTGGATGATCGTGCCTATGCGATGGGGCGGGCGCGGCGGTTGCAGGCCGAAGGACGGCCGCTCTCTCGTATTGCGCGCGACCTCGCCGGGCGCGGGGTGGGGGCGGAGGATGTGGCGGCGGCTCTCGCCAGTCTGCGGGAGGAAGAGGGGGCGGGGCGCGATCTTGATTTTGCGGCGGCCGCGACCTTGGCCCGTCGGCGTAAGCTTGGCCCCTATCAGATACGCGGCGACCGGCGGGATCCGGTGTTGCGGCGGCGTGCCTTTGGGGTCTTTGCCCGGGCCGGATTTCCGCTCGATCTTGCGCGCCGGGTTCTGGATGCCGAGTCTGTCGATGCGCTTGATGCCCTGTTGGATGAGACTTGA
- a CDS encoding 3-phenylpropionate MFS transporter, whose translation MASVAVRLGGLYGGYFLFLGLFSPYWPLWLKSHGLGIEVIGWLVALTQILKVMSAPLIAQLSDLTGRRRVILLTAALLSPLLFGLFGLAQTVWALFLVTALLHLVLPAIMPLSEQMALAAARRGELDYGRTRAVGSLTFLVAAYVGGVVIAVSSVNSLFWMLWAALGLTALAALFLPQDDAAPRSTGAGRLSFGPIAGLLRQPGFARMLATVSLLHASHAMLYVSGTLHWQAHGIGTATIGGLWAVGVVAEILLFLSARRWIERWSLSHILMGTGALGVVRWGVTAVTLDLTVLFGIQILHGVTYGVTHMAAMRYLGRAVPEHRTATAQALYSAIPMGLASGTALALSGVFYDRLGGGAFWIMAGFCGLAFWIARRIRLPAS comes from the coding sequence ATGGCTTCAGTTGCGGTTCGGTTGGGCGGTCTTTATGGCGGCTATTTCCTGTTTCTTGGGCTTTTTTCACCCTATTGGCCCTTGTGGCTCAAATCCCATGGCCTTGGGATCGAGGTCATCGGCTGGCTGGTGGCGCTGACCCAGATCCTGAAGGTGATGAGCGCGCCACTGATTGCGCAATTGTCCGATCTGACGGGGCGGCGGCGGGTGATTTTGTTGACGGCTGCGCTGCTGTCGCCGTTGCTGTTCGGACTTTTCGGGTTGGCTCAGACGGTTTGGGCGTTGTTTCTGGTGACGGCGCTTTTGCATCTGGTGTTGCCAGCCATCATGCCTTTGAGCGAGCAGATGGCGCTGGCCGCGGCGCGGCGGGGAGAGCTTGACTATGGCCGCACGCGGGCGGTCGGCTCCCTTACATTTCTGGTTGCAGCTTACGTCGGCGGGGTGGTGATCGCGGTCAGTTCGGTCAACAGTTTGTTCTGGATGCTGTGGGCGGCGCTTGGACTGACGGCGCTTGCGGCGCTGTTTCTGCCGCAAGACGATGCGGCGCCACGTTCCACGGGGGCCGGGCGGCTGTCTTTCGGTCCCATCGCGGGACTGCTGCGGCAGCCGGGCTTTGCCCGCATGCTGGCGACGGTGAGCCTGCTGCATGCGAGCCATGCCATGCTTTATGTGAGTGGCACGCTCCATTGGCAGGCCCATGGCATTGGCACCGCGACCATTGGCGGCTTGTGGGCGGTGGGCGTGGTGGCGGAAATCCTGCTGTTCCTGAGTGCGAGACGCTGGATCGAGCGTTGGTCCTTGTCACATATTCTCATGGGGACGGGGGCGCTTGGGGTTGTGCGCTGGGGGGTGACGGCGGTCACGCTGGATCTGACGGTGCTGTTCGGCATCCAGATTCTGCATGGGGTGACTTATGGGGTCACCCATATGGCGGCGATGCGGTATCTCGGCCGGGCCGTGCCGGAGCATCGGACGGCCACGGCACAGGCTTTATATAGTGCCATTCCCATGGGGTTGGCATCGGGCACCGCTTTGGCGCTGTCGGGCGTTTTTTACGACAGGTTGGGTGGGGGCGCTTTCTGGATCATGGCGGGGTTCTGCGGTCTGGCGTTCTGGATTGCGCGCCGGATCAGGTTACCGGCGTCTTAA
- a CDS encoding iron-sulfur cluster assembly scaffold protein: MIDPLYQTEILRLAATAHGAGRLEAPDASADIRNPLCGDRITLDLRIKNGVITEVGHKTRACVLCQASASLLAETLPGLEPAACHATEEAIRAFLSGGPETALPAAFTRFSVFAPVQPHAARQKCVLLPFEALTTALKTPVT, encoded by the coding sequence ATGATTGATCCCTTGTACCAGACCGAAATCTTGCGACTTGCCGCAACGGCCCATGGCGCTGGTCGCCTTGAGGCTCCGGATGCCAGTGCAGACATCCGCAATCCGCTTTGTGGTGACCGCATCACCCTTGATCTCAGGATTAAGAACGGCGTCATTACCGAAGTGGGCCACAAAACCCGCGCCTGCGTGCTTTGTCAGGCGAGCGCTTCTTTGCTGGCGGAAACTTTGCCTGGCCTTGAGCCCGCCGCCTGCCACGCCACTGAGGAAGCCATTCGCGCCTTTCTCAGCGGTGGCCCGGAAACAGCCCTCCCCGCCGCCTTCACCCGCTTCTCGGTCTTTGCCCCGGTGCAACCCCATGCGGCCCGTCAAAAATGCGTGCTCCTGCCGTTCGAGGCGCTGACCACTGCACTTAAGACGCCGGTAACCTGA
- a CDS encoding cold-shock protein, with protein sequence MIACDAEGVTSTTVMMDADLSEIRGVIKWFDAVKGYGFIVPSDGDGDVLLHFSALKEIGRRSVPEGATIQCCVVRRSKGRQVLKVLDVDLSTAIVPAAREKQMRSNQDISPLNDGEVMVATVKWFNRLRGYGFVSLGEGEQDIFVHMEVLRRAGLVDLEPGERVQVVIGRGERGLLATTIQPMAPRP encoded by the coding sequence ATGATTGCTTGTGATGCTGAGGGCGTAACCAGTACCACCGTAATGATGGATGCAGACTTGTCTGAAATCCGCGGGGTGATCAAATGGTTCGATGCCGTAAAAGGTTATGGATTTATTGTTCCGTCAGATGGTGACGGCGATGTCCTCCTTCATTTCTCCGCCCTTAAGGAAATTGGACGGCGTTCAGTTCCTGAGGGAGCAACGATCCAGTGCTGTGTCGTCCGCAGATCCAAAGGACGGCAGGTTCTGAAAGTCCTTGATGTGGACCTGTCCACAGCAATCGTACCCGCTGCACGCGAAAAGCAAATGCGGTCAAACCAGGATATTTCTCCTCTGAATGATGGAGAGGTGATGGTGGCGACCGTAAAATGGTTTAATCGTTTGCGGGGGTATGGGTTCGTCTCGCTGGGTGAAGGTGAACAGGACATTTTTGTTCACATGGAGGTTCTGCGGCGAGCCGGGCTCGTCGACCTTGAACCTGGCGAGCGTGTTCAAGTCGTCATCGGACGCGGCGAGCGCGGGCTTCTGGCCACAACAATCCAGCCTATGGCTCCTCGGCCCTGA
- a CDS encoding DUF192 domain-containing protein: MTDFRGLILGSTRRRSFAWGLAALLGLLPVSYEAHMTPQSAFAGEALSRLTLLSQDGGKDVRHLFQVEIADTDKERLRGLMYRKTLPDDGGMLFDYGEDREVAMWMRNTLIPLDMLFIDKAGVVRHIHENAIPHDETPIASGVPVRAVLELKGGTVAKLGLREGDRVIGALFGDK; the protein is encoded by the coding sequence ATGACGGATTTTCGAGGCTTGATCCTCGGGTCAACCCGCAGGCGTTCATTCGCTTGGGGGTTGGCTGCACTTCTCGGACTTCTGCCGGTGTCATATGAAGCTCATATGACACCGCAAAGTGCTTTTGCGGGCGAGGCGCTGAGCCGTTTGACGCTGCTGTCTCAGGACGGCGGGAAGGACGTTCGTCATTTATTTCAGGTTGAGATTGCCGATACGGACAAGGAGCGTTTGCGGGGGCTCATGTATCGCAAGACGCTTCCGGATGATGGCGGCATGTTGTTCGATTACGGGGAAGACCGCGAGGTCGCCATGTGGATGAGAAACACCCTCATTCCACTTGATATGCTGTTTATCGACAAGGCGGGGGTGGTCCGCCATATTCATGAAAATGCTATTCCTCATGATGAAACGCCGATCGCTTCCGGCGTGCCGGTGCGGGCTGTTCTGGAGCTTAAGGGCGGCACGGTGGCGAAGCTCGGGTTGCGTGAGGGCGACCGTGTGATTGGGGCGTTATTCGGGGACAAATAA
- a CDS encoding RNA polymerase sigma factor, with the protein MRSRVKSQTKAEAVCIEPASDEQGSSSRIATLFRQHGSEILAFMTRKLGNREDASEATQDVFLKFWNQERQGRLEGSSRGYLFTIAFNTAKDSRRRSRVRVAEKHEPLIEQDMAEDLVTSEQAVLWRQGLEGVVEALRELPVETRKIFMLYHAHHLSYQNIADKLGITTRTVERHMAKAIAHCKGRMTEYL; encoded by the coding sequence ATGCGGTCAAGGGTGAAAAGTCAGACGAAAGCGGAGGCGGTTTGTATTGAACCGGCGTCTGATGAGCAGGGATCATCGTCCCGTATTGCCACGCTGTTCCGGCAGCATGGGTCGGAAATTCTGGCTTTCATGACACGCAAGCTCGGCAACCGGGAAGACGCGTCCGAAGCGACACAGGATGTTTTTCTTAAATTCTGGAATCAGGAACGGCAAGGGCGGCTTGAGGGCTCCTCACGCGGGTATCTGTTTACCATTGCCTTCAATACGGCCAAAGACAGCCGGCGGCGGTCGCGCGTGCGCGTGGCCGAGAAACACGAGCCCCTTATCGAGCAGGATATGGCGGAGGATCTGGTGACATCCGAGCAAGCTGTGCTATGGCGTCAGGGACTCGAGGGCGTTGTGGAGGCTTTGCGGGAACTGCCGGTCGAAACACGGAAGATATTTATGCTCTATCACGCTCATCATTTGAGTTATCAGAACATCGCCGACAAGCTTGGCATCACCACACGAACGGTTGAACGCCATATGGCCAAAGCCATTGCCCATTGCAAGGGCCGCATGACGGAGTATCTCTGA
- a CDS encoding FecR family protein: MSGPKSIPQTAEEWCARMHSGQVTGADRTAFADWMDGAPENRSEYDATQKLMQLSRGLGGYPDLGAALGLEQSRTWRIQPALIAASVAAALMIGGVGIWWQYRVIDYATLVGEQKTVTLADGSVVDLNTDTTLDVAIGGSKRQLVLEKGEAFFVVSPDKARPFVIKTAQGEIRVVGTKFNVRTDGEAMVVTVLEGHVRVARGQEAPFDLVADDQLRLDATGAVQKKSGADLAQVAAWRRGQVYFDNASLAEVIGEFNRYSAQKYVLHNKKLAQLKLSGVFRTGDPNALLYALSESFGIVVEVRSAEAVYLGLPRTRL, translated from the coding sequence GTGAGCGGGCCGAAATCCATTCCGCAGACTGCGGAGGAATGGTGTGCCCGCATGCATTCGGGGCAGGTGACGGGTGCTGATCGGACGGCCTTTGCGGACTGGATGGACGGAGCCCCGGAAAATCGCAGTGAGTATGATGCCACTCAGAAACTGATGCAGCTGTCGCGCGGACTTGGCGGCTATCCCGATCTTGGGGCGGCGCTTGGTCTTGAGCAGAGCAGAACATGGCGGATACAGCCTGCGTTGATCGCGGCATCGGTGGCGGCGGCTTTGATGATCGGCGGCGTTGGCATCTGGTGGCAGTATCGCGTCATTGATTATGCAACGCTGGTCGGAGAGCAGAAGACGGTCACGCTGGCTGACGGCTCGGTTGTGGATCTCAATACCGATACGACGCTGGATGTGGCGATAGGCGGCAGCAAACGCCAACTGGTGCTGGAGAAAGGGGAAGCCTTTTTTGTGGTGTCGCCCGATAAGGCGCGTCCCTTTGTGATCAAGACCGCGCAGGGCGAAATTCGGGTTGTTGGGACCAAATTCAATGTGCGCACCGATGGCGAGGCCATGGTGGTCACCGTGCTTGAGGGCCACGTCCGGGTTGCAAGAGGGCAGGAGGCTCCGTTCGATCTGGTTGCCGACGATCAGCTGCGCCTTGATGCGACGGGCGCGGTGCAGAAAAAATCCGGGGCGGATCTTGCGCAGGTGGCCGCCTGGCGGCGCGGGCAGGTTTATTTCGACAATGCCTCCCTTGCCGAGGTGATCGGTGAGTTCAATCGCTACAGCGCGCAGAAATATGTCCTGCATAATAAGAAGCTGGCGCAGTTGAAGCTGTCGGGGGTGTTCCGGACCGGGGATCCGAATGCGCTGTTGTACGCCTTGAGCGAAAGTTTCGGCATTGTCGTTGAGGTTCGGAGCGCGGAGGCGGTCTATTTGGGCCTGCCGCGCACCCGATTGTAA